The Papaver somniferum cultivar HN1 chromosome 3, ASM357369v1, whole genome shotgun sequence genome includes a region encoding these proteins:
- the LOC113356531 gene encoding bidirectional sugar transporter SWEET3b-like isoform X2 has translation MDLSTSFSNLIFSQFGYNDDEFGRHFLAPSRDLELLRYAVGIIGNVVSILLYAAPIITFRRVIEKKSTGEFSCIPYGCALLNCIIYTWYGSPLISRGWENLPLVTINGVGIALEISFISIYFWYASPKGRKLVTLIMAPLMSVMLVVICCLTFEVEDRLVRKAIVGSIGLVVSIAMYGSPLVAVERVLRTKSVEYMPFNLSLFSFLTSLSWLVYGLLGNDILLASPNFLGVPLGILQLVVYFIYRGETEIVEQPIKIYDIENGSSFFLTTPLIAEILDKDDNNNDDGINDI, from the exons ATGGACCTATCAACCTCCTTCTCAAATCTCATTTTCTCCCAATTTGGGTACAACGACGATGAATTTGGTCGTCACTTTCTCGCTCCGAGTCGAGATTTGGAACTTCTACGCTACGCCGTTGGAATAATTG GGAACGTCGTTTCTATACTGCTCTATGCGGCACCCAT AATCACATTTAGAAGGGTGATCGAGAAGAAATCCACCGGTGAATTTTCTTGCATACCATATGGATGTGCGTTGTTGAATTGTATAATTTATACATGGTATGGTTCTCCGCTGATTAGTCGAGGCTGGGAAAATCTTCCGTTGGTTACAATTAATGGGGTCGGAATTGCGCTGGAAATATCCttcatttctatatatttttggtATGCTTCACCAAAAGGACGG AAATTGGTAACATTGATAATGGCACCATTGATGTCTGTAATGCTTGTGGTGATATGTTGTTTAACATTCGAGGTGGAAGATCGACTAGTCCGTAAAGCCATAGTTGGGAGCATAGGTTTAGTAGTTTCCATTGCAATGTACGGATCTCCTCTGGTAGCTGTG GAACGAGTTCTTCGAACAAAGAGTGTCGAGTACATGCCGTTCAATTTATCCCTTTTCTCATTCCTCACTAGTTTGTCTTGGTTGGTATACGGGTTACTAGGGAACGATATTTTACTTGCG TCTCCAAATTTCTTAGGAGTTCCATTGGGAATCCTCCAGCTTGTAGTATATTTTATATACAGAGGAGAAACAGAAATAGTTGAACAGCCGATCAAGATATATGATATAGAGAACGGAAGCTCATTTTTCCTTACTACACCTCTAATTGCAGAAATACTCGACAAGGATGACAACAACAATGACGATGGTATCAACGATATATGA
- the LOC113356531 gene encoding bidirectional sugar transporter SWEET3b-like isoform X1, whose amino-acid sequence MDLSTSFSNLIFSQFGYNDDEFGRHFLAPSRDLELLRYAVGIIGNVVSILLYAAPIITFRRVIEKKSTGEFSCIPYGCALLNCIIYTWYGSPLISRGWENLPLVTINGVGIALEISFISIYFWYASPKGRKLVTLIMAPLMSVMLVVICCLTFEVEDRLVRKAIVGSIGLVVSIAMYGSPLVAVERVLRTKSVEYMPFNLSLFSFLTSLSWLVYGLLGNDILLASPNFLGVPLGILQLVVYFIYRGETEIVEQPIKIYDIENGSSFFLTTPLIAEILDKDDNNNDDECRCNGTPKLVLYSSDSCRPSYSLL is encoded by the exons ATGGACCTATCAACCTCCTTCTCAAATCTCATTTTCTCCCAATTTGGGTACAACGACGATGAATTTGGTCGTCACTTTCTCGCTCCGAGTCGAGATTTGGAACTTCTACGCTACGCCGTTGGAATAATTG GGAACGTCGTTTCTATACTGCTCTATGCGGCACCCAT AATCACATTTAGAAGGGTGATCGAGAAGAAATCCACCGGTGAATTTTCTTGCATACCATATGGATGTGCGTTGTTGAATTGTATAATTTATACATGGTATGGTTCTCCGCTGATTAGTCGAGGCTGGGAAAATCTTCCGTTGGTTACAATTAATGGGGTCGGAATTGCGCTGGAAATATCCttcatttctatatatttttggtATGCTTCACCAAAAGGACGG AAATTGGTAACATTGATAATGGCACCATTGATGTCTGTAATGCTTGTGGTGATATGTTGTTTAACATTCGAGGTGGAAGATCGACTAGTCCGTAAAGCCATAGTTGGGAGCATAGGTTTAGTAGTTTCCATTGCAATGTACGGATCTCCTCTGGTAGCTGTG GAACGAGTTCTTCGAACAAAGAGTGTCGAGTACATGCCGTTCAATTTATCCCTTTTCTCATTCCTCACTAGTTTGTCTTGGTTGGTATACGGGTTACTAGGGAACGATATTTTACTTGCG TCTCCAAATTTCTTAGGAGTTCCATTGGGAATCCTCCAGCTTGTAGTATATTTTATATACAGAGGAGAAACAGAAATAGTTGAACAGCCGATCAAGATATATGATATAGAGAACGGAAGCTCATTTTTCCTTACTACACCTCTAATTGCAGAAATACTCGACAAGGATGACAACAACAATGACGATG AATGTCGATGTAATGGAACTCCGAAACTAGTTTTGTATTCCTCCGATTCATGTCGACCATCATATTCTTTGCTATAG
- the LOC113361372 gene encoding uncharacterized protein LOC113361372 produces MSSSSLIIEVKDPKLSPSSSSVIGKYQQCKEFWSQIKTEYKATSRSDPVRTTKSLQTRVSTLKREIKRYVSHIRGCFRNMPSGFTLETAYSICQLDYEEYPKYGNTWRHDDVFQILKNYTLRNSIQRFMIVKQ; encoded by the exons ATGTCTTCCTCATCTTTGATAATTGAAGTTAAGGATCCGAAATTGTCGCCATCATCGTCATCAG TTATAGGGAAATATCAACAATGTAAAGAGTTTTGGTCGCAGATTAAAACCGAGTACAAAGCAACATCGAGGAGTGACCCTGTCAGAACCACAAAGTCATTGCAGACAAGAGTTAGCACTTTGAAAAGGGAAATTAAGAGATATGTTTCTCACATTAGAGGTTGTTTTAGGAACATGCCTAGTGGATTCACACTTGAAACCGCA TACTCCATATGTCAATTGGATTACGAGGAGTACCCGAAATATGGAAATACATGGAGACATGACGATGTATTCCAAATTTTGAAAAACTACACTTTGAGGAATTCAATCCAGAGATTTATGATCGTGAAACAATAA